ATTGGCGTTTGTTTCCGCCAGCAAATTGTTCAACTAGCTCCATAAAACGACGAGAAAAAGCCGTGCTCATAATACATCACCTCAACTTCTTTAATTTGGCCGCACAGCATAATCTCTGACCTGACACTTGTATAGCCAAGTGCAGTGCAACTGCGGAATAAGTAGACAGGTTTGGGTTAAAAATAAAGAAAGCGGCTTGAAACCGAGGTTAAAAGCCGCTTTGACTTGCTGGGTGTAATAGCAAGTATTAGGAGTAAATCGGTGCTTTATTTAGCTTATTACGCTGCGCTTGCTTCGGTTTGTGATTCATCGCTGTGGCGAATAAGGTAATCAAAAGCCCCTAAGCTGGCGGTTGCCCCTGAGCCCATGGCGATAATGATTTGCTTAAACGCTGAGTCAGTCACATCACCCGCAGCATACACACCGCTCATGCTGGTGGCGCCGTGTTTATCAACTTCAATTTCACCAAAGCGGCTTAGTTGTACGTCGGTCTCTTTTAAGAATTCACTGTTCGGGATTAAGCCAATCTGTACAAAAATACCGGCTAAATCGACTTGGTGTTGCTCACCTGATACGCGGTCGGTGTAGCTTAATCCTGTTACACGTTGACCATCGCCTAGCACTTCGGTGGTTTGTGCATTCTTGATGATGGTGATATTTGGCAAGCTGTTGGCTTTGCGAATAAGCACCTCGTCAGCACGTAATGTGTCGGCAAATTCTAATACAGTGACGTGCGAAGTAATGTTTGCAAGGTCAATCGCCGCTTCAATACCTGAGTTACCGCCGCCGATCACCGCAACTGGCTTGCCTTTAAATAATGGGCCGTCACAGTGTGGGCAGTAAGCAACACCTTTGCCTTTGTATTCTTGCTCGCCTGGTACATTCATGTTTCTCCAGCGTGCACCGGTTGCCATGATCACTGACTTGGCTTTTAACGTCGCGCCTGACTCAAGGGGCACTTCGATGTAGTCACCACGAGCAATACCCGCAGCGCGTTGGCCTTTCATAATATCGACATCGTATTCTTTAACGTGCTCTTCAAGTTGTGCAACCAGCTTTGGCCCTTCAGTGGCTTTGACTGAAATAAAGTTCTCAATGGCGAGGGTATCAGCAACTTGGCCACCAAAACGCTCGGCAACAACACCGGTGTTTAAACCTTTTCGTGCCGCATAAATAGCTGCCGATGCACCCGCAGGGCCACCACCGACAACCAGTACGTCAAATGGGTCTTTTTCATTGAGCTTCTCGGCTTGTTTGGCCGCCGCGCCTGTGTCTAGCTTATTGAGAATATCGCTCAGCGATACCGCGCCTTGTGAGAATTGCTCACCGTTTAAAAATACACTTGGTACAGCCATGATATTGCGTGCGTTCACTTCGTCTTGGAACAGTGCGCCGTCGATCATGGTCGCTTTAATATTGCTGTTTCTGGCCGCCATAGTATTAAGCGCCTGAACCACTTGCGGACAAGTTTGGCAGCTCAGAGATATATAAATTTCAAAGTTTAATGGCTCAGTAATGCCATCAATGATGCTCAGCTCTTCTTCAGAGGCTTTGCTTGGGTGTCCACCTGTTTGTAACAGTGCCAATACCAATGAGGTAAACTCATGACCCATAGGAATGCCCGCAAAATCGATGTGTGTATTACGCTTGGGAGAGCGCACAGACATGTTCGGAGCACGGGTCGAATCACTTTGTTCTGACACTGTGATGTGTGTGCTTAATGAACTTAAATCGTTTGCTAAGCTTTTTAATTCGTTTGATTTGTTGCTGTCATCTAGGGCAAGCACTAGCTCGATAGGATCGGTAATGGCAGCAAAGTGGCTTTGTAATTGCGTTTTAATGTTTTGGTCTAGCATGGTGATTGTCCTATTTTTACTCGTCGCCTATTAATATGCTTGGGTGTTGGCGGAGCCAAAGAGCTTATTAACGTGTTTAAAGTAAAGTGAGTTATAAAGGCTGCTGTTGTAGCAGCCATTAACTGAATAAATTAATATCCAATAGATTTCGTGCTGCACGTAGGCGGCAAGCTTATGAATCCCATGAGCATAGTTTTACTATGTGATTGGGAAGAAGAAGCGTAGCCAACACCCGTGCAGTGCGAAAGATGACGGATAGTTAGATTTTGCCAACTAAGTCTAGTGAAGGCGCTAATGTTTCTTCGCCTGGCTGCCAAGAAGCTGGACATACTTCACCGTCGTGGTTTGCAATGTACTGAGCTGCTTGTACTTTACGAACTAATTCGTTTGCAGCGCGGCCGATACCTAGGTCGTGTGTTTCAACTACTTTGATTTCGCCTTCTGGGTTGATTACAAAAGTACCGCGAAGTGCTAAACCTTCTTCTTCAATCATTACACCGAAGTTGCGTGTAATACGACCTGTTGGGTCACCAATCATTGGGAATTGGATTTTCTTAATTGTGTCTGACGCATCGTGCCAAGCTTTGTGTGTGAAGTGCGTGTCAGTTGATACTGAGTAAACTTCAACGCCCATTTCTTGAAGCTTTGCGTAATGGTCAGCAAGGTCACCTAGCTCAGTCGGACATACAAATGTGAAGTCAGCTGGGTAGAAGAATACGATTGAC
The Pseudoalteromonas phenolica genome window above contains:
- the ahpF gene encoding alkyl hydroperoxide reductase subunit F, whose protein sequence is MLDQNIKTQLQSHFAAITDPIELVLALDDSNKSNELKSLANDLSSLSTHITVSEQSDSTRAPNMSVRSPKRNTHIDFAGIPMGHEFTSLVLALLQTGGHPSKASEEELSIIDGITEPLNFEIYISLSCQTCPQVVQALNTMAARNSNIKATMIDGALFQDEVNARNIMAVPSVFLNGEQFSQGAVSLSDILNKLDTGAAAKQAEKLNEKDPFDVLVVGGGPAGASAAIYAARKGLNTGVVAERFGGQVADTLAIENFISVKATEGPKLVAQLEEHVKEYDVDIMKGQRAAGIARGDYIEVPLESGATLKAKSVIMATGARWRNMNVPGEQEYKGKGVAYCPHCDGPLFKGKPVAVIGGGNSGIEAAIDLANITSHVTVLEFADTLRADEVLIRKANSLPNITIIKNAQTTEVLGDGQRVTGLSYTDRVSGEQHQVDLAGIFVQIGLIPNSEFLKETDVQLSRFGEIEVDKHGATSMSGVYAAGDVTDSAFKQIIIAMGSGATASLGAFDYLIRHSDESQTEASAA
- the ahpC gene encoding alkyl hydroperoxide reductase subunit C, which produces MTTSLINTQIKPFNATAYHNGDFVEVSEKDLLGKWSIVFFYPADFTFVCPTELGDLADHYAKLQEMGVEVYSVSTDTHFTHKAWHDASDTIKKIQFPMIGDPTGRITRNFGVMIEEEGLALRGTFVINPEGEIKVVETHDLGIGRAANELVRKVQAAQYIANHDGEVCPASWQPGEETLAPSLDLVGKI